A section of the Streptomyces sp. CG1 genome encodes:
- a CDS encoding cellulose-binding protein, which yields MTARGRGYRADQVDATLEALSFDRDAAWERAARLTVLAKDMEAEVARLREAVAQLAPQAYEALGERAQGLFQHVLDEATDLRERTRREASEQVAQAEARAADTRREAQEAADALRAEADEYASQLLVAARAEADALRVGARREVKEGRGAALASLREVRQRTTGMLTDQSREHAERWAEAEREEAERIAAMDARHAERASLAEAALSEAKRALAEAEEFARRSQEEAHARAAEIVADARVREERIAGETEQVLREHGETWDDVQAHMDHVRSRLISLTGRAVLE from the coding sequence ATGACCGCCCGGGGGCGCGGCTACCGCGCCGATCAGGTCGACGCCACCTTGGAGGCGTTGTCGTTCGACCGTGACGCCGCGTGGGAACGTGCCGCACGGCTGACCGTGCTCGCCAAGGACATGGAGGCGGAGGTCGCGCGGTTGCGCGAGGCCGTAGCCCAGCTCGCTCCGCAGGCGTACGAGGCGCTGGGGGAGCGCGCGCAGGGCTTGTTCCAGCATGTGCTGGACGAGGCGACGGACCTCCGCGAGCGCACGCGGCGCGAAGCGAGCGAGCAGGTCGCGCAGGCCGAAGCGCGCGCCGCCGACACGCGCCGGGAGGCGCAGGAAGCGGCGGACGCGCTCCGCGCGGAAGCCGACGAATACGCCAGTCAGTTGCTCGTCGCCGCGCGCGCCGAAGCCGACGCCCTCCGCGTCGGCGCCCGGCGCGAAGTGAAGGAAGGGCGCGGAGCGGCACTCGCCTCGTTGCGCGAGGTACGGCAGCGCACCACCGGCATGCTCACGGACCAGTCCCGGGAGCACGCCGAGCGGTGGGCCGAGGCCGAGCGTGAGGAAGCCGAGCGGATCGCCGCGATGGACGCCCGGCACGCCGAGCGGGCGAGTCTCGCCGAAGCCGCGCTGTCCGAGGCCAAGCGGGCCCTCGCCGAGGCCGAGGAGTTCGCTCGCCGCAGCCAGGAGGAGGCACACGCGCGTGCCGCCGAAATCGTCGCCGACGCGCGCGTGCGCGAGGAGCGCATCGCCGGGGAGACGGAACAGGTGCTGCGCGAGCACGGGGAGACCTGGGACGACGTACAGGCGCACATGGACCACGTCCGCAGCCGCCTGATCTCGCTGACGGGCAGAGCGGTCCTGGAATAG
- a CDS encoding SUKH-4 family immunity protein — translation MVTYAQAQERAEEWINGDVPAYQHREVRVREFELGFVVWGEDRAEGPRSDAGAQRLVIARDSGEATLWPGLPVGEVIRRYEEEYGRADEPRDAVPAPAAARMDLNQTSFLLTPPEWLQEAADKLGIGGDRRPGGEGGSGAGSGSGGGASSGGAAGVSGVGSGAGVATGASSGVVGASSGGAGLAETQAGAPEGASGVPGGPGVSGAPGGAQGGSGAPGASGVPGAPVPGDVPPADVPVGATPWSGTDTNAGPGEDDRSVPLPATVFAPPLSDPGGEAPRPPASTAEAKTALMSGGSQLPPTAVAPALDAANAPGAPGAQGFPVGVPGGSSAPGGAPGAPDAAHAPGVPGVPGAAAAPGAPGAPQGSTPPPPPGTPPYGYPQPPAAPGTPPPGVPGYPPGAPGAPLPPPAAPGAPGVPQGSTPPPPPAAPTYGYPQGPGAPQAAQGYGYPQAPGGAPGAPQPPAGPGAAARPLAPNAGDIADAATSKAAPPPKKARGGVGAPPPPPGAPGAPGARPGSAPTPPVPGAPAGGYVPTQLVSALGPEGPEGQGGAGAPGGPGGPGGPGGAAGAQAPGVPNAPGAPNPPAAPPGNVHHAATVLADPSQLGGGAPQPPGAPGVPGAPGVQGGPGAPGMPNPPGAPMVPGAPGMPPMPGAPQPPGAPAGLGAPGAPQPPSGPAGPGAPGAPGAPGGGRGAVHHAETVFAAPPATGPGAPPPPPAPGALGAPGAPGMPPGAPGAPQPMPPGAPMPGQSPAYGYPQQGQPTVGPGYQAVLRYRAQDGSEQQLIRRSAPGTPHPEWQIFHELRAMNVPADQVLELHTELESCELPGAYCARMIREQWPQARITSIAPYGTDHASRQQGMQQLLAHQGELHQVADGPARPAPVRAPLPPVQAAPPVPPEGIAQELAAAFGPGIFRFDQQAVSRQGVPPIVAHTLVVAGLPLDMGPFFWAQAQPGRPVPTLAELAAERGVQPAPDAGSYLVMGTDFGRAICVQYGTANIVAVPVEAGPGGAPVPPQFVNTGLPEFARCLALLGRMWRLRYGLNQEQAGRWTVDFQAQLAALDPAALGSPESWWSVLLEQMWDGLL, via the coding sequence ATGGTGACCTACGCGCAGGCGCAGGAGCGCGCCGAGGAGTGGATCAACGGTGACGTGCCCGCGTACCAGCATCGTGAGGTGCGGGTGCGGGAGTTCGAGCTGGGTTTCGTGGTGTGGGGCGAGGACCGGGCGGAGGGTCCGCGTTCGGACGCGGGCGCGCAGCGGCTGGTGATCGCCCGGGACAGCGGGGAGGCGACGCTGTGGCCCGGTCTGCCGGTGGGTGAGGTGATCCGCCGGTACGAGGAGGAGTACGGCCGTGCCGACGAGCCGCGGGACGCGGTTCCGGCGCCGGCGGCTGCCCGGATGGACCTCAATCAGACGTCGTTCCTGCTGACTCCTCCGGAGTGGCTGCAGGAGGCGGCGGACAAGCTGGGCATCGGGGGCGACCGGCGGCCGGGGGGCGAGGGCGGTTCGGGGGCCGGGTCGGGTTCTGGGGGCGGTGCCAGTAGTGGTGGTGCTGCCGGTGTCTCAGGTGTGGGTTCCGGCGCTGGTGTTGCCACGGGTGCGTCCAGTGGCGTTGTCGGGGCTTCGTCCGGTGGGGCGGGGCTGGCGGAGACGCAGGCCGGGGCGCCTGAGGGGGCTTCGGGGGTGCCTGGGGGGCCTGGGGTGTCCGGGGCGCCCGGTGGGGCGCAGGGTGGATCGGGTGCGCCGGGCGCGTCCGGTGTGCCCGGGGCGCCTGTTCCTGGGGATGTGCCGCCTGCGGATGTGCCGGTGGGGGCGACGCCTTGGTCCGGTACCGACACGAACGCGGGCCCGGGTGAGGACGACCGCTCTGTACCGCTTCCGGCGACGGTGTTCGCGCCGCCGTTGAGCGATCCCGGCGGTGAGGCTCCGCGGCCTCCGGCGAGCACGGCGGAGGCGAAGACGGCGTTGATGTCGGGGGGCAGCCAGCTGCCGCCGACGGCGGTGGCGCCGGCGCTCGATGCTGCGAACGCGCCGGGCGCGCCGGGCGCGCAGGGCTTCCCGGTGGGCGTGCCGGGTGGCTCGTCCGCCCCTGGTGGTGCGCCGGGGGCGCCTGATGCTGCGCACGCGCCGGGCGTGCCTGGTGTGCCCGGCGCGGCCGCCGCTCCTGGTGCGCCGGGCGCTCCGCAAGGCAGTACGCCTCCTCCGCCGCCCGGCACGCCGCCGTACGGCTATCCGCAGCCGCCGGCAGCTCCCGGCACGCCTCCGCCGGGCGTACCCGGATACCCGCCGGGGGCGCCCGGTGCTCCGCTTCCGCCCCCCGCAGCTCCCGGTGCGCCGGGCGTGCCGCAGGGCAGTACGCCCCCGCCGCCCCCGGCCGCCCCCACGTACGGCTATCCGCAGGGGCCTGGCGCTCCGCAGGCCGCTCAGGGCTACGGCTACCCGCAGGCGCCGGGCGGTGCGCCGGGTGCGCCGCAGCCTCCGGCCGGCCCGGGCGCCGCCGCGCGGCCGCTCGCGCCCAACGCCGGTGACATCGCGGATGCCGCGACCAGTAAGGCGGCCCCGCCGCCGAAGAAGGCGCGCGGTGGCGTGGGTGCGCCGCCTCCGCCGCCGGGTGCCCCTGGCGCGCCGGGCGCGCGTCCGGGGAGTGCGCCGACGCCGCCCGTTCCGGGTGCGCCCGCCGGTGGGTACGTGCCGACGCAGCTGGTGTCGGCTCTCGGGCCGGAGGGGCCCGAGGGGCAGGGCGGTGCGGGCGCGCCGGGTGGTCCGGGTGGTCCGGGTGGTCCGGGTGGTGCGGCAGGGGCGCAGGCGCCGGGCGTGCCGAACGCTCCGGGCGCCCCCAACCCGCCTGCCGCGCCTCCGGGGAACGTGCACCACGCGGCCACGGTGCTGGCCGATCCCAGCCAGCTGGGCGGGGGCGCGCCACAGCCGCCGGGTGCCCCGGGTGTTCCGGGTGCGCCAGGCGTGCAGGGCGGTCCGGGTGCCCCGGGCATGCCGAATCCGCCCGGCGCTCCCATGGTTCCGGGCGCCCCGGGTATGCCGCCCATGCCTGGCGCGCCACAGCCTCCGGGCGCTCCCGCGGGACTCGGTGCCCCCGGCGCGCCGCAGCCTCCGAGTGGCCCCGCCGGCCCCGGCGCGCCTGGCGCCCCAGGTGCTCCGGGGGGCGGGCGCGGGGCCGTGCACCATGCGGAGACCGTGTTCGCCGCGCCCCCGGCGACCGGTCCCGGCGCACCTCCGCCGCCGCCCGCCCCCGGCGCACTCGGTGCCCCGGGCGCTCCCGGTATGCCGCCAGGCGCCCCGGGGGCACCGCAGCCGATGCCGCCGGGCGCGCCCATGCCGGGGCAGTCGCCGGCGTACGGGTATCCCCAGCAGGGGCAGCCGACGGTCGGTCCGGGTTATCAGGCCGTGCTGCGTTACCGCGCGCAGGACGGTTCGGAGCAGCAGCTGATCCGGCGTTCGGCGCCGGGTACGCCGCATCCGGAGTGGCAGATCTTCCATGAGCTGCGGGCGATGAATGTGCCGGCGGACCAGGTGCTGGAGCTGCACACGGAGCTGGAGTCGTGCGAGCTGCCGGGCGCCTACTGTGCGCGGATGATCCGGGAGCAGTGGCCGCAGGCGCGGATCACGAGCATCGCGCCGTACGGCACGGACCACGCGAGCCGGCAGCAGGGCATGCAGCAGTTGCTGGCTCACCAGGGCGAGTTGCACCAGGTGGCGGACGGGCCCGCGCGGCCCGCGCCGGTGCGGGCGCCGCTGCCGCCGGTGCAGGCCGCGCCGCCGGTCCCGCCGGAGGGCATCGCGCAGGAGCTGGCGGCGGCGTTCGGGCCGGGCATCTTCCGGTTCGACCAGCAGGCGGTGTCGCGGCAGGGGGTGCCGCCGATCGTGGCGCACACGCTGGTCGTGGCCGGCCTGCCGCTGGACATGGGTCCGTTCTTCTGGGCGCAGGCCCAGCCCGGCCGTCCGGTGCCGACGCTGGCGGAACTGGCGGCCGAGCGCGGGGTGCAGCCGGCGCCGGACGCGGGCTCGTACCTCGTCATGGGCACCGACTTCGGCAGGGCGATCTGTGTGCAGTACGGGACGGCGAACATCGTGGCCGTGCCCGTCGAGGCGGGGCCGGGCGGGGCTCCGGTGCCGCCGCAGTTCGTGAACACCGGGCTGCCGGAGTTCGCGCGCTGCCTGGCGCTGCTGGGCCGGATGTGGCGCCTGCGGTACGGACTGAACCAGGAGCAGGCCGGCCGCTGGACCGTCGACTTCCAGGCGCAGCTGGCCGCCCTGGACCCGGCGGCGCTCGGCTCGCCGGAGAGCTGGTGGTCTGTGCTGCTGGAACAGATGTGGGATGGGCTGCTGTAG
- a CDS encoding SMI1/KNR4 family protein, translating into MTTGRLGQQAAPPNAAYAGQVVHFPDPVRAARHPRGVRVDERGYPDFAPYARVAVEIAEPPDGFGVDELRLTDYVSANAALAAERHELWDTVPDVATPHGWTWHHVAGTRRLELIPVEVKALLRHHGGIATAPVDHGKRGTRPLQETRPAHFGLPKSGVAVTEAQVQGVEEDLGFRLPGAYRSFLKAAGGCAPVGAALVAELGLLVDQPFFMVRDEAAVNDLVYVNKCLRDHLTKDYLGVAFVQGGLLVVKVKGERSGSVWFCAYDDVRDVDPSWSPAERVERVLLPCGDDFDAFLSRLAGNPPELETVANLMVDGGFAHVVPVSAGSASSGPVGE; encoded by the coding sequence ATGACGACAGGTCGGCTCGGGCAGCAAGCCGCGCCGCCGAACGCGGCCTACGCCGGGCAGGTCGTGCATTTCCCGGATCCGGTCCGTGCGGCACGTCACCCGAGAGGAGTACGGGTCGACGAGCGTGGTTACCCGGATTTTGCTCCGTACGCGCGTGTGGCGGTGGAGATCGCCGAGCCGCCGGACGGTTTCGGCGTGGACGAGTTGCGGCTGACGGACTATGTGTCGGCGAACGCGGCGCTGGCGGCGGAGCGGCACGAGTTGTGGGACACGGTGCCGGATGTGGCGACGCCGCACGGCTGGACGTGGCATCACGTGGCCGGTACGCGGCGGTTGGAGCTGATTCCGGTCGAGGTGAAGGCGCTGCTGCGGCATCACGGCGGGATCGCGACGGCGCCGGTGGATCACGGCAAGCGCGGCACGCGGCCGTTGCAGGAGACGCGGCCGGCGCATTTCGGGCTGCCGAAGTCGGGTGTGGCGGTGACGGAGGCGCAGGTGCAGGGGGTCGAGGAGGATCTCGGTTTCCGGCTTCCGGGCGCGTATCGCTCGTTCCTGAAGGCGGCGGGCGGCTGTGCGCCGGTGGGTGCGGCGCTGGTCGCCGAGTTGGGTCTGCTGGTGGACCAGCCGTTCTTCATGGTGCGGGACGAGGCGGCCGTGAACGACCTGGTGTATGTCAACAAGTGTCTGCGGGACCACCTGACGAAGGATTACCTCGGGGTGGCGTTCGTGCAGGGCGGGTTGCTCGTGGTGAAGGTGAAGGGCGAGCGGTCGGGTTCGGTGTGGTTCTGCGCGTACGACGATGTGCGTGACGTGGATCCGTCGTGGTCGCCGGCGGAGCGGGTGGAGCGTGTGCTGCTGCCGTGCGGTGATGACTTCGATGCCTTTTTGTCGCGGCTGGCGGGGAATCCGCCGGAGTTGGAGACGGTGGCGAATCTGATGGTCGACGGCGGTTTCGCCCATGTCGTTCCGGTGTCTGCCGGCTCGGCGTCGTCCGGCCCGGTGGGGGAGTGA
- a CDS encoding YwqJ-related putative deaminase produces MNTLRTGGTDVRAGDPRIGWSGTDTPPAPTLRHRRDGILPTVAAALSVRGATLTGTAARSDQPPPLHPLVQDFLDTLTSGERDRFTGRCAETILISRHITAADATRTKRAARKPMTNSEARKALKHAKLTARRIREDGDPLHGSFATPCRTCTALSAHFGVRIVDPTATDG; encoded by the coding sequence ATGAATACCTTGCGCACCGGAGGCACCGACGTGCGGGCCGGCGACCCCCGCATCGGCTGGAGCGGCACCGACACACCCCCCGCCCCCACCCTCCGCCACCGCCGCGACGGCATCCTCCCCACCGTCGCCGCCGCCCTCTCCGTCCGCGGCGCCACCCTCACCGGCACCGCGGCCCGCAGCGACCAACCCCCACCCCTGCACCCCCTCGTCCAGGACTTCCTCGACACCCTCACCAGCGGCGAGCGCGACCGCTTCACCGGCCGCTGCGCCGAAACCATCCTCATCTCCCGGCACATCACCGCAGCCGACGCCACCCGCACCAAACGCGCCGCCCGAAAACCCATGACCAACAGCGAAGCCCGCAAAGCCCTCAAACACGCCAAACTCACCGCCCGCCGCATACGCGAGGACGGCGACCCCCTCCACGGCAGCTTCGCCACCCCCTGCCGCACCTGCACCGCCCTCAGCGCCCACTTCGGCGTCCGCATCGTCGACCCCACGGCAACCGACGGCTGA
- a CDS encoding SUKH-3 domain-containing protein, with the protein MHPDNATTPKPAARHEHGATPARFPVLVDAALRAAGWQPGRWDIKQAEIWADALRAHTSPAGHRHTVFPAAVEAWAEFGGLRITPSGPGRQIAPATLHLDPLHGLHHARTLGDLGRALGTELCPLGEETDTAAVLAIDTEGRVYTLDHTGDWYAGPDIDHALATLITGIEPVRLTAG; encoded by the coding sequence ATGCACCCCGACAACGCCACCACCCCCAAGCCCGCCGCCCGCCACGAGCACGGGGCCACCCCGGCCCGCTTCCCCGTACTCGTCGACGCCGCCCTGCGCGCCGCCGGCTGGCAACCCGGACGCTGGGACATAAAACAGGCGGAAATCTGGGCCGACGCCCTACGCGCACACACCTCACCCGCCGGACACCGGCACACCGTCTTCCCCGCCGCCGTCGAAGCCTGGGCCGAATTCGGCGGCCTCCGCATCACCCCCAGCGGACCCGGCCGCCAGATCGCCCCCGCCACCCTCCACCTCGACCCCCTGCACGGCCTCCACCACGCCCGCACCCTCGGCGACCTCGGCCGCGCCCTCGGCACCGAGCTCTGCCCCCTCGGCGAAGAGACCGACACCGCCGCCGTCCTCGCCATCGACACCGAAGGCCGCGTCTACACCCTCGACCACACCGGCGACTGGTACGCAGGCCCCGACATCGACCACGCCCTCGCCACGCTCATCACCGGCATCGAACCCGTCCGCCTCACCGCCGGCTGA
- a CDS encoding sensor histidine kinase codes for MTTTGEDHTRGLTGPWWWGRWRSAVLDGSLALVSAVECGAEGIPFARDAGIPVSVGIVFGLIAGSVLLLRRKWPIAVVLVAIAITPAQMGFLLGVVGLYTLASCELPRRIIGALAGMSLVGTAVVTFVRVRQDMARGDLTLGDWFVPFAAVTTALGLTAPPVLLGLYVGARRRLMESLRERADSLERELQLLAERAEERAEWARNEERTRIAREMHDVVAHRVSLMVVHSAALQAVARKDPEKAVRNAALVGDMGRQALTELREMLGVLRAGEDVGRRAAGVPLAAVREAAAAAAFRAVGEDGPHLAELDELIGQSAAAGMVVDLSVEGEVRSYAAQIERTAYRVVQEALTNVHKHAAGAKTHVRLAHRVSEIAMQVENERPPEPGSASAAGLPSGGNGLVGMRERVVALGGVFVSGPTDAGGFRVSAVIPAA; via the coding sequence ATGACCACTACGGGGGAAGACCACACCAGGGGCCTGACCGGCCCGTGGTGGTGGGGGAGGTGGCGCAGTGCGGTGCTCGACGGGAGTCTCGCGCTGGTGTCCGCTGTGGAGTGCGGTGCGGAGGGGATTCCGTTCGCCCGGGATGCGGGGATCCCGGTGTCGGTGGGGATCGTTTTCGGCCTGATCGCCGGGTCGGTGCTGCTCCTGCGGCGGAAGTGGCCGATCGCCGTCGTGCTCGTCGCCATCGCGATCACGCCTGCGCAGATGGGGTTTCTGCTGGGTGTCGTCGGCCTGTACACCCTCGCCTCGTGTGAGCTGCCGCGCCGGATCATCGGGGCGTTGGCGGGGATGTCGCTGGTGGGGACGGCGGTCGTGACGTTCGTGCGGGTGCGGCAGGACATGGCGCGGGGGGATCTGACGCTCGGTGACTGGTTCGTGCCGTTCGCTGCGGTGACGACGGCGCTGGGGCTGACGGCTCCGCCGGTGCTGCTGGGGTTGTACGTGGGGGCGCGGCGGCGGTTGATGGAGAGCTTGCGGGAGCGGGCGGATTCGCTGGAGCGGGAGCTTCAGTTGCTGGCGGAGCGGGCGGAGGAGCGGGCCGAGTGGGCGCGCAATGAGGAGCGGACGCGGATCGCGCGGGAGATGCATGACGTTGTCGCGCATCGGGTGAGTCTGATGGTGGTGCATTCGGCGGCGTTGCAGGCGGTGGCCCGGAAGGATCCGGAGAAGGCGGTGCGGAATGCCGCTCTGGTGGGGGACATGGGGCGGCAGGCGTTGACCGAGTTGCGGGAGATGCTCGGGGTGTTGCGGGCGGGGGAGGATGTGGGCCGGCGGGCGGCCGGGGTGCCGTTGGCGGCGGTGCGGGAGGCGGCTGCGGCTGCGGCTTTCCGGGCGGTGGGGGAGGACGGGCCGCATCTGGCGGAGTTGGATGAGTTGATCGGGCAGTCGGCGGCGGCGGGGATGGTCGTGGATCTGTCGGTGGAGGGGGAGGTGCGGTCGTATGCGGCGCAGATCGAGCGGACGGCGTACCGGGTGGTGCAGGAGGCGTTGACGAACGTCCACAAGCATGCGGCGGGTGCGAAGACGCATGTGCGGCTTGCGCATCGGGTGTCGGAGATCGCGATGCAGGTGGAGAACGAGCGGCCGCCGGAGCCGGGGTCGGCGTCGGCGGCGGGGTTGCCGTCGGGTGGGAACGGCTTGGTGGGGATGCGCGAGCGGGTTGTGGCGCTGGGTGGTGTGTTTGTGTCGGGGCCGACGGATGCGGGGGGTTTCCGGGTGTCGGCGGTGATTCCGGCGGCGTAG
- the glmU gene encoding bifunctional UDP-N-acetylglucosamine diphosphorylase/glucosamine-1-phosphate N-acetyltransferase GlmU — protein MSAIRPAAVVVLAAGEGTRMKSATPKVLHEICGRSLVGHVLAAARELDPRNLVVVVGHAREQVGAHLAEIDPATRTAVQAEQNGTGHAVRMGLEELGGAVEGTVVVVCGDTPLLTADTLKQLAETHAADGNAVTVLTAEVPDATGYGRIVRDEATGAVTAIVEHKDATDTQRAIREINSGVFAFDGQLLADALKKVRTDNSQGEEYLTDVLGILREAGHRVGASVAADHREIAGINNRVQLAEARRILNDRLLTAAMLGGVTVVDPASTWVDVTVTFERDAVVLPNTLLTGSTHVGEGAEVGPNSRLKDTQVGAGARVDNTVSDSAHVGPNASVGPYAYLRPGTRLGAKGKIGTYVETKNASIGEGTKVPHLSYVGDATIGEYTNIGAASVFVNYDGQDKHHTTVGSHCRTGSDNMFVAPVTVGDGAYTAAGSVITKDVPPGSLAVARGQQRNIEGWVARKRPGSAAAKAAEVASRQGESEE, from the coding sequence GTGAGCGCCATCCGCCCGGCCGCCGTCGTCGTTCTCGCAGCGGGTGAGGGCACCCGTATGAAGTCGGCCACACCGAAGGTCCTGCACGAGATCTGTGGCCGTTCCCTGGTCGGTCATGTGCTGGCCGCCGCCCGTGAGTTGGACCCGCGGAACCTGGTCGTGGTCGTGGGCCACGCGCGTGAGCAGGTCGGTGCCCACCTCGCCGAGATCGACCCGGCCACCAGGACCGCCGTACAGGCGGAGCAGAACGGGACCGGGCATGCCGTGCGGATGGGTCTGGAGGAGCTGGGCGGGGCCGTGGAGGGGACCGTCGTGGTCGTGTGCGGGGACACGCCCCTGCTCACCGCCGACACCCTGAAGCAGCTGGCCGAGACCCACGCCGCCGACGGCAACGCCGTGACGGTGCTGACGGCCGAGGTGCCGGATGCGACCGGTTACGGCCGGATCGTGCGGGACGAGGCGACGGGTGCCGTCACCGCGATCGTGGAACACAAGGACGCGACCGACACCCAGCGGGCGATCCGGGAGATCAACAGCGGGGTGTTCGCGTTCGACGGGCAGTTGCTGGCCGACGCGCTGAAGAAGGTGCGGACGGACAACAGCCAGGGTGAGGAGTACCTCACGGACGTGCTCGGGATTCTGCGGGAGGCCGGGCATCGGGTCGGTGCGTCCGTCGCCGCCGATCACCGGGAGATCGCCGGGATCAACAACCGGGTGCAGCTCGCCGAGGCCCGCCGGATTCTCAACGACCGGTTGCTGACCGCCGCGATGCTGGGCGGGGTCACGGTCGTGGACCCTGCCTCGACCTGGGTGGATGTGACCGTGACGTTCGAGCGGGATGCGGTTGTTCTGCCGAACACGTTGCTGACCGGGTCGACGCACGTCGGTGAGGGTGCCGAGGTGGGTCCGAACAGCCGGTTGAAGGACACGCAGGTGGGTGCGGGGGCGCGGGTGGACAACACCGTGTCGGACTCTGCTCACGTCGGTCCGAACGCGAGTGTGGGGCCGTACGCGTATCTGCGGCCCGGTACGCGGCTGGGTGCGAAGGGCAAGATCGGGACGTATGTCGAGACGAAGAACGCCTCGATCGGTGAGGGCACGAAGGTGCCGCATCTGTCGTACGTGGGGGATGCGACGATCGGTGAGTACACCAACATCGGTGCCGCCAGTGTCTTCGTGAACTATGACGGTCAGGACAAGCACCACACGACGGTCGGGTCGCATTGCCGTACTGGTTCGGACAACATGTTTGTGGCTCCTGTCACGGTCGGGGACGGTGCGTACACCGCCGCCGGGTCGGTGATCACGAAGGATGTGCCGCCCGGTTCGCTGGCCGTGGCCCGTGGTCAGCAGCGGAATATCGAGGGTTGGGTGGCTCGGAAGCGTCCGGGTAGTGCGGCTGCGAAGGCGGCCGAGGTGGCGTCCCGGCAGGGCGAGAGCGAGGAGTGA
- a CDS encoding ribose-phosphate diphosphokinase gives MTGIKTTGEKKLMFFSGRAHPELAEEVAQQLGVGVVPTKAFDFANGEIYVRYQESARGADCFVIQSHTAPINQWIMEQLIMIDALKRASARSITVIVPFYGYARQDKKHRGREPISARLIADLMKTAGADRILTVDLHTDQIQGFFDGPVDHLFALPLLADYVGTKVDRDKLTIVSPDAGRVRVADRWCDRLGAPLAIVHKRRDKDVANQVTVHEVVGEVKGRVCVLVDDMIDTGGTICAAADALFAHGAEDVIVTATHGVLSGPAADRLKNSRVSEFVFTNTLPTPAELGRDLDKITVLSIAPTIASAVREVFEDGSVTSLFDEQ, from the coding sequence GTGACCGGGATCAAGACGACCGGCGAGAAGAAGTTGATGTTCTTCTCCGGCCGCGCCCACCCCGAGCTTGCCGAGGAGGTCGCCCAGCAGCTGGGTGTCGGGGTCGTCCCGACGAAGGCCTTCGACTTCGCGAACGGTGAGATCTACGTCCGTTACCAGGAGTCGGCTCGTGGTGCGGACTGTTTTGTGATCCAGAGCCACACGGCTCCGATCAATCAGTGGATCATGGAGCAGCTGATCATGATCGACGCGCTGAAGCGTGCGTCGGCTCGCTCCATCACGGTGATTGTGCCGTTCTACGGTTACGCGCGGCAGGACAAGAAGCACCGGGGTCGTGAACCGATTTCGGCGCGTCTGATCGCCGACCTGATGAAGACCGCGGGTGCGGACCGCATCCTGACCGTGGATCTGCACACGGACCAGATCCAGGGCTTCTTCGACGGCCCGGTGGACCACCTGTTCGCGCTGCCGCTGCTCGCGGATTACGTGGGGACGAAGGTGGACCGGGACAAGCTGACGATCGTGTCGCCGGACGCGGGCCGGGTGCGGGTGGCGGACCGGTGGTGCGACCGGCTCGGTGCGCCGCTGGCGATCGTGCACAAGCGGCGTGACAAGGACGTGGCGAACCAGGTGACCGTCCACGAGGTCGTGGGTGAGGTCAAGGGCCGGGTGTGTGTGCTGGTCGATGACATGATCGACACCGGTGGCACGATCTGTGCGGCTGCGGACGCGCTGTTCGCGCATGGTGCGGAGGATGTGATCGTGACGGCGACGCACGGTGTGCTGTCGGGTCCGGCGGCGGACCGGCTGAAGAACTCGCGGGTGAGTGAGTTCGTGTTCACGAACACGCTGCCGACGCCGGCGGAGCTGGGCCGGGATCTGGACAAGATCACGGTGCTGTCGATCGCTCCGACGATCGCGAGTGCGGTGCGTGAGGTGTTCGAGGACGGTTCGGTGACGAGCCTGTTCGACGAGCAGTGA
- a CDS encoding 50S ribosomal protein L25/general stress protein Ctc, producing MSEVKLAAETRTEFGKGAARRIRRDSKVPVVLYGHNTEPVHLTLDGHALLLALRTPNVLISLDIDGKTNELAIPKAVQRDAIKGFLEHVDLLLVKRGEKVTVEIPVHAEGELAPGGNLLEHVLNTLPVEAEATHIPEAVTVSVEGLEAGASVLAKDIALPSGVTLAVEEDAVVLQVLQAQAEEAVEGEEAAEGEAAEA from the coding sequence ATGTCCGAGGTGAAGCTCGCCGCCGAGACCCGTACCGAGTTCGGTAAGGGTGCCGCCCGTCGCATCCGCCGTGACAGCAAGGTTCCGGTTGTTCTGTACGGCCACAACACCGAGCCGGTGCACCTGACGCTGGACGGCCACGCCCTGCTGCTGGCGCTGCGTACGCCGAACGTCCTGATCTCGCTGGACATCGACGGCAAGACCAACGAGCTGGCGATCCCGAAGGCCGTCCAGCGTGACGCGATCAAGGGCTTCCTGGAGCACGTTGACCTGCTGCTGGTCAAGCGTGGCGAGAAGGTCACGGTCGAGATTCCGGTGCACGCCGAGGGTGAGCTGGCCCCGGGTGGCAACCTGCTGGAGCACGTCCTGAACACGCTGCCGGTCGAGGCTGAGGCCACGCACATCCCGGAGGCGGTCACGGTTTCCGTGGAGGGTCTGGAGGCCGGTGCCTCCGTCCTGGCCAAGGACATCGCGCTGCCGAGCGGCGTGACCCTGGCCGTGGAGGAGGACGCTGTCGTTCTGCAGGTGCTGCAGGCACAGGCCGAGGAAGCCGTCGAGGGTGAAGAGGCCGCCGAGGGCGAGGCGGCGGAGGCCTGA